In Candidatus Cohnella colombiensis, one DNA window encodes the following:
- a CDS encoding PhoH family protein: MEQLKQTITIPLRNVAEGLALFGPQDKFLRLIEQEVTSIIHTREAELVIDGAQDEVRSLQQLFETLLQLIRSGLQLSERDVRYAYELSRDMKADQLLSLFTGEITSTFRGKPIVSKTLGQRHYVTTIRKKDIVFGIGPAGTGKTYLAVVTAVAALKEGKVKRIVLTRPAVEAGESLGFLPGDLQEKVDPYLRPLYDALNDVLGLDGVAKALERGLIEIAPLAYMRGRTLDDSFVILDEAQNTTPEQMKMFLTRLGFGSHMVITGDVTQIDLPKGKKSGLIEAQRILKDIEEIGIVYFSEQDVVRHALVQKIIVAYNQSSD, translated from the coding sequence TTGGAACAACTGAAACAGACGATTACGATACCTCTACGAAATGTAGCTGAAGGTTTAGCGCTTTTTGGTCCACAAGACAAGTTCCTGCGTCTGATCGAGCAAGAAGTTACTTCGATAATTCATACCCGTGAAGCAGAGCTGGTTATTGATGGTGCGCAGGATGAAGTCCGCTCCCTGCAGCAACTGTTTGAGACGCTGCTTCAGTTAATACGTAGCGGACTGCAACTTAGTGAGCGTGATGTGCGTTATGCATATGAACTGTCTAGAGACATGAAAGCCGATCAATTACTTTCCTTGTTTACAGGCGAAATCACTTCGACTTTTCGCGGAAAACCAATCGTTTCCAAAACATTAGGGCAGCGTCATTATGTAACGACCATACGGAAGAAGGATATTGTTTTCGGTATTGGTCCAGCAGGTACAGGTAAAACCTACCTTGCAGTCGTTACCGCTGTTGCTGCGCTTAAAGAAGGAAAAGTGAAACGGATTGTGCTTACACGTCCGGCAGTTGAAGCAGGCGAAAGCTTGGGCTTCCTTCCGGGTGATCTTCAAGAGAAGGTTGATCCTTATTTAAGACCACTTTATGATGCGCTCAATGATGTGCTTGGATTAGACGGAGTTGCTAAAGCATTAGAGCGTGGGTTAATTGAGATTGCTCCACTTGCTTATATGCGTGGGCGTACTTTGGATGATAGCTTTGTCATTCTCGATGAAGCGCAAAATACGACTCCTGAGCAGATGAAAATGTTCTTAACGAGACTTGGGTTTGGGTCTCACATGGTCATCACAGGTGACGTTACGCAGATTGATTTGCCAAAAGGGAAAAAATCGGGGCTCATCGAAGCACAGCGGATCTTGAAGGATATTGAGGAGATTGGGATCGTGTACTTTTCGGAGCAGGATGTTGTCAGACATGCCCTCGTACAAAAAATTATCGTAGCTTATAATCAATCCAGTGACTAA
- the yqfD gene encoding sporulation protein YqfD, giving the protein MKGTWVSTLRGFVWVKLLRGDSEKLLNEATAAGITLWNIAFTPQGEMTFGVSIPDFFNLRPLLKRCGGRTQIISRHGLPFRMARLARRKVFAIGMLGFVVALFILSSFIWNVRLEGDSLIPEEKIRQAMAAEGIVPFRWSYRLPDTATLAQRLTKQLPEAAWVGIEKQGTSLVVTIVDSTKPEQKPLESPSHLVAKTDAVITRIVAENGRPKVERNDRVRKGDVLISGLIGDEKNNKSVVSKGTVMGLVWHEIQITSPMTKKIKSYTGGTQQRSYLVIGNRALQLSGYREEPFADSQIRTTVKRTQLRNWVLPFGTMKELELETIESVQRLTEEQAKQAGLLAARTQLLEKSGKEAVIKAENILHEQTENGKVVLTVLFEVEQSIAIPRPMVPTSSSKGE; this is encoded by the coding sequence ATGAAGGGGACATGGGTTTCGACTTTGCGTGGTTTCGTGTGGGTCAAGCTACTCCGCGGAGATAGTGAAAAGCTGCTGAATGAGGCGACAGCAGCGGGTATTACGTTGTGGAATATTGCTTTTACACCACAGGGAGAGATGACCTTCGGGGTATCCATCCCTGATTTTTTTAACTTGCGTCCATTGTTGAAGCGTTGTGGAGGACGAACACAGATCATTTCACGGCATGGATTGCCATTTCGAATGGCGCGGTTAGCACGACGAAAAGTGTTTGCAATCGGTATGCTTGGATTTGTTGTAGCTCTTTTTATTTTGTCCTCGTTCATATGGAATGTGAGGCTTGAAGGTGACTCATTAATTCCAGAAGAAAAAATACGTCAGGCAATGGCTGCTGAAGGGATTGTACCTTTCCGCTGGTCTTATCGTTTGCCCGATACCGCTACCCTTGCGCAGCGGCTTACTAAACAGCTTCCAGAAGCAGCGTGGGTAGGCATAGAGAAGCAAGGCACATCGCTCGTTGTAACGATTGTAGACTCGACAAAGCCGGAGCAGAAGCCACTAGAGAGTCCATCACACCTTGTTGCAAAGACAGATGCGGTCATTACCCGAATCGTTGCAGAGAATGGACGACCGAAGGTGGAACGTAACGATCGCGTACGCAAAGGCGATGTGCTTATATCCGGATTAATTGGAGATGAGAAAAATAATAAATCAGTCGTCTCCAAAGGAACGGTTATGGGGCTTGTATGGCATGAAATCCAAATCACTTCGCCGATGACGAAGAAGATCAAAAGCTATACGGGTGGCACGCAGCAACGAAGCTATCTAGTGATTGGTAATCGCGCTCTGCAACTTTCGGGATATCGCGAAGAACCGTTTGCCGACTCGCAAATTCGGACAACCGTAAAGCGGACGCAGCTTCGCAACTGGGTGCTTCCTTTTGGTACCATGAAGGAGCTGGAATTGGAAACTATTGAATCGGTTCAGCGTCTAACAGAAGAACAAGCGAAGCAAGCAGGCCTACTTGCAGCCAGAACTCAATTGCTTGAGAAAAGTGGTAAAGAAGCGGTTATTAAAGCGGAAAACATTTTGCATGAACAAACGGAGAATGGTAAAGTGGTGTTAACCGTTCTATTTGAAGTGGAGCAATCCATTGCGATTCCACGGCCAATGGTTCCGACATCGAGCAGTAAGGGGGAATGA
- the yqfC gene encoding sporulation protein YqfC: MTRVSRKLRKWTASVLDLPQDVVLNLPRITMIGGNQLTVENYRDVLHFSSDLLRLSMDAGEIEISGQDLIIRNIGPEEVFVEGVIQGIRLHK; the protein is encoded by the coding sequence ATGACGCGTGTGAGTCGAAAGCTGCGAAAATGGACTGCATCCGTTCTCGACCTACCGCAAGATGTGGTGCTTAATTTACCTCGGATTACGATGATCGGGGGCAATCAGCTAACGGTGGAAAATTATCGCGATGTGCTTCATTTTTCTTCCGACCTACTACGTCTTTCGATGGATGCAGGGGAGATTGAGATTTCAGGACAAGATCTCATCATTCGCAACATCGGGCCTGAGGAAGTGTTCGTTGAAGGTGTTATTCAAGGTATTCGTCTACATAAGTAG
- a CDS encoding EamA family transporter encodes MPYFLLFINIILMLAGQTMWKLGLSKVGGLHLKQLFHVLVSPWILGGTLLYALATIIWLAVLSRLPFSVAYPFQSIAYAVGLLIAWLVFGEIVTLRQWVGAGVIVIGVLLMSLHKA; translated from the coding sequence ATGCCATACTTCTTACTGTTCATTAACATTATTCTCATGCTGGCTGGTCAGACAATGTGGAAACTCGGATTAAGTAAAGTGGGGGGGCTTCACCTCAAACAACTTTTTCATGTTCTCGTCTCTCCGTGGATACTCGGAGGGACGCTTCTTTATGCGCTTGCGACGATCATATGGCTGGCTGTGCTCTCGAGATTGCCGTTCAGTGTAGCTTATCCCTTCCAAAGTATAGCTTATGCTGTAGGTTTATTGATCGCTTGGCTTGTATTCGGCGAGATCGTTACGCTTCGGCAATGGGTAGGTGCAGGCGTAATTGTTATCGGTGTGCTGTTGATGTCGCTTCATAAAGCGTAG
- a CDS encoding DUF2304 domain-containing protein, which translates to MNPNIYFISFWIGLSFTITVILLIRSRKLREQYAMLWLIQGILMMVLSLFPSILDRLATLIQVTYAPSLLYLLAFVAVLFLLLHLTLAVSSLTAKVIVLTQTLALQEHRLQRMSDAYYAIAADEINEPNQRSE; encoded by the coding sequence ATGAATCCTAATATTTATTTCATTAGCTTCTGGATCGGGCTATCATTCACAATTACAGTCATCCTTTTAATAAGAAGCCGAAAGCTAAGAGAGCAATACGCGATGTTATGGCTCATTCAAGGAATTTTGATGATGGTGCTGTCGCTGTTTCCGAGCATACTCGACCGGCTCGCGACACTCATCCAGGTTACCTATGCACCTTCTCTGCTTTATTTGCTTGCTTTTGTTGCGGTATTGTTTCTGTTGCTCCATCTGACATTAGCAGTCTCTTCACTTACAGCTAAAGTTATCGTTTTAACACAAACATTAGCCCTACAAGAGCATCGCCTACAAAGAATGAGTGACGCCTATTATGCGATTGCTGCCGATGAGATTAATGAGCCTAATCAAAGGAGTGAATAG
- a CDS encoding glycosyltransferase family 2 protein — MCKHSLLIIVPAYNEAEGISEVIASIRRQLTGADVLVVNDGSADDTGRLAEEAGALTVHMPINLGIGGAVQTGYRYAYEQGYAYAAQIDGDGQHDPAQLHLLLDALHRSGSDMAVGSRYIEHQGYQSTFARKLGIDLLAKLLTMLLGRQVTDPTSGYRLCSRRAIALFANHYPTDYPEVEALVQLDNASGTFVEVPVIMKERVGGISSISAMKSVYYMAKVILAVLIAKSRKRSGRNIRYES, encoded by the coding sequence ATGTGTAAGCATTCCCTATTAATTATTGTCCCCGCTTACAATGAGGCAGAAGGGATTAGCGAAGTTATCGCATCTATTCGTCGGCAATTGACCGGAGCGGATGTGCTTGTCGTCAATGACGGGTCAGCAGATGATACAGGGCGATTGGCTGAAGAAGCAGGTGCATTGACTGTCCATATGCCTATTAATCTGGGGATTGGAGGTGCAGTTCAGACGGGTTACCGCTACGCCTATGAACAAGGCTACGCTTACGCTGCACAAATTGATGGAGACGGACAGCATGATCCGGCGCAGCTCCATCTCTTGTTAGATGCTTTACATAGATCAGGCTCAGATATGGCGGTCGGCTCGCGTTATATCGAACACCAAGGCTATCAATCTACCTTTGCTAGAAAGCTAGGGATAGATTTATTAGCAAAGCTGTTGACGATGCTGCTCGGACGACAAGTGACAGACCCCACTTCCGGCTATCGCCTTTGCAGTCGACGCGCGATCGCGCTGTTTGCTAATCATTACCCCACGGACTACCCTGAGGTGGAAGCGCTAGTACAGCTGGACAACGCTTCAGGAACCTTTGTAGAAGTGCCTGTTATCATGAAAGAAAGAGTGGGCGGTATATCGAGTATTTCAGCTATGAAGTCGGTCTATTACATGGCGAAAGTCATCCTTGCTGTACTCATTGCGAAGAGTCGAAAGCGAAGCGGGAGGAACATTCGCTATGAATCCTAA
- a CDS encoding glycosyltransferase family 39 protein has product MRLNRSTVVLVLIFIVAAYFRFDFLISTNHHNSHDTVHYDKMVRQLLEDGVYAYKSEQPNAKVPPGYPVFMAIVYSVVDYKTNDPFPIIRYLQACMSLITLALIYLISMRISRQVVALCAMSIAAVYPPFIWINGAVLTETLATLLLMTSIYFLLLCFEKRYRRYSVLAGLAIGLLVLTRSEFLVIVPAAYTLHLLWHRNMKSTLKLLLIASAGIAVMLSPWFIRNLVTLHEPIISATQVNPFAAGTYPNKNYDDGLVDRKGKSQMEVAMERLRVGFSEHTMEFVRWYTIGKLQYIYGKMFFGSGHRPLYPVIPFRYLLHQSIIVLSLLSSIFVLRRWREPAALLVFIVVILSLMRLAFVPEYRYNVTAMPILIIVACLLVPNLRRKSNV; this is encoded by the coding sequence ATGAGATTGAATCGTTCGACTGTGGTGCTTGTTCTCATTTTCATTGTTGCGGCTTATTTCAGATTTGATTTTCTCATCTCTACAAATCATCACAACTCTCACGATACGGTTCATTACGATAAGATGGTTAGGCAACTGCTTGAAGATGGGGTGTATGCGTACAAAAGTGAACAACCGAACGCTAAAGTGCCGCCAGGTTATCCGGTATTCATGGCCATCGTATACAGTGTTGTTGATTATAAAACGAATGATCCTTTTCCAATTATCCGCTATTTGCAGGCTTGCATGAGTCTGATTACGTTAGCCCTTATTTATTTGATATCGATGCGAATAAGCAGACAAGTCGTTGCTCTCTGTGCAATGTCGATTGCAGCTGTATATCCTCCATTTATTTGGATCAACGGCGCAGTGTTGACGGAAACGCTCGCTACCTTGTTATTGATGACAAGTATTTACTTCTTGCTTTTGTGCTTTGAGAAAAGGTACAGAAGGTACAGCGTATTAGCAGGATTAGCAATTGGATTGCTCGTACTTACAAGATCGGAATTTCTAGTTATCGTACCCGCAGCCTATACGTTACATCTGCTATGGCATCGTAACATGAAGAGCACGCTAAAGCTGTTGCTAATCGCTAGTGCAGGCATTGCAGTGATGTTATCGCCATGGTTCATTCGTAATCTGGTTACATTACACGAGCCTATTATTTCCGCAACGCAAGTCAATCCTTTCGCTGCGGGTACATACCCCAATAAAAATTACGATGATGGACTTGTTGATCGTAAAGGCAAGTCACAAATGGAAGTTGCGATGGAGCGACTGCGTGTAGGTTTCTCAGAACACACAATGGAATTTGTGCGATGGTATACGATTGGAAAGCTTCAGTACATCTATGGAAAAATGTTTTTTGGCAGCGGTCACCGCCCTCTATATCCGGTTATTCCGTTCCGATATTTGCTACATCAGTCGATTATTGTTCTTTCTCTTCTCTCTTCAATATTCGTTTTGCGTAGATGGAGAGAGCCGGCAGCTTTACTCGTCTTTATCGTTGTCATCTTGTCACTGATGAGACTCGCATTTGTACCTGAATATCGTTATAACGTCACAGCCATGCCCATATTGATCATCGTTGCATGCTTGTTGGTCCCCAATCTAAGGAGGAAATCCAATGTGTAA
- a CDS encoding ATP-binding protein translates to MLQKWIHSIRMKFLGFSLLSAGITAAFLYSGYALGGVILSNPSINDPVAFLVNRFGSIPVAIIMGVSVYILSFFLLSRGTIRRIEALERTVVRIREGKFDNDQPDQEFKDEIAQLSTSIHEMSNVLSDDLRHILDGLQHVAIGRLDQPIDAVERSGELAEVAMSINRMAEQLQRTITDERNAEKSKNDLITGVSHDLRTPLTSILGFLEVIHEDRYRDEVELRHYLTIVYDKALTLKKLIDDLFEYTRVNNGMPLQLTPIDIVGFIHQLAEEFVPQLEGANMICRVHAIDESLIVSVDGDLLVRSFENLISNAIRYGREGRYVDINVHSKSGIAHITVTNYGAPIPERDIPFLFDRFYRSDTSRSKDTGGTGLGLAITKSIIERHDGTITVSSHHEQTQFMVSLPIEV, encoded by the coding sequence ATGTTGCAAAAGTGGATTCATTCTATACGAATGAAATTTTTGGGATTTTCACTGTTAAGCGCAGGAATTACTGCTGCATTCCTCTATTCAGGATATGCGCTCGGCGGTGTTATTTTATCAAATCCATCGATTAATGACCCTGTGGCTTTTTTAGTCAATCGATTCGGCTCGATCCCCGTAGCCATCATAATGGGCGTGAGCGTATATATCCTTAGCTTCTTTCTGTTAAGTCGCGGGACGATAAGACGGATTGAAGCGCTAGAACGGACAGTGGTTCGAATTCGCGAGGGGAAGTTCGATAACGATCAGCCTGATCAAGAGTTTAAGGATGAAATTGCACAATTGTCGACCAGTATTCATGAGATGTCTAACGTGTTAAGCGATGATTTAAGACATATCCTAGACGGCTTACAGCATGTCGCGATTGGGCGTCTCGATCAGCCGATCGATGCTGTAGAGCGTTCAGGAGAGCTTGCAGAAGTAGCAATGAGCATTAATCGAATGGCGGAGCAGTTGCAACGCACCATTACGGACGAGCGTAATGCCGAGAAGTCGAAAAATGATTTGATTACGGGCGTCTCCCATGATTTAAGAACACCGCTTACGTCCATACTTGGTTTTCTAGAAGTGATCCATGAAGATCGATATCGCGACGAGGTTGAGCTGCGACATTATTTGACCATCGTCTATGATAAGGCGCTTACGTTAAAAAAGCTGATTGACGACCTGTTCGAATACACGCGCGTGAATAATGGCATGCCCCTTCAACTAACGCCAATAGACATTGTAGGCTTCATCCATCAATTGGCGGAAGAGTTCGTTCCACAGCTAGAAGGCGCAAATATGATCTGTCGAGTCCATGCGATCGACGAATCGCTGATCGTTTCCGTTGATGGAGATTTATTAGTGCGTAGCTTTGAAAATCTAATTTCAAATGCGATTCGTTATGGACGTGAGGGACGTTACGTAGATATTAATGTCCATTCGAAATCAGGAATAGCACATATTACGGTGACGAATTATGGAGCACCGATCCCCGAGCGTGATATCCCCTTCCTCTTCGACCGCTTCTATCGTTCGGATACATCTCGTTCGAAGGATACAGGAGGGACGGGTCTGGGGCTTGCTATAACGAAAAGTATTATCGAGAGACATGATGGGACGATTACGGTGAGCAGTCACCACGAGCAAACGCAGTTTATGGTCAGCCTACCGATTGAAGTTTAA
- a CDS encoding response regulator transcription factor has protein sequence MSSGTTILLVDDEKEIVKLMEIYFRHEDYRLLTASDGQEALNQLENNHVDVIILDVMMPHMDGIETCMKIRESHDMPIIFLSAKSQDIDKIAGLSIGGDDYVSKPFNPLELMARVKSQLRRYQRFKMQTSNVEDVIEIDDLVINVVTHTVTVDSQEVKLTPREFAILHFLAYNRGVVLSMDVIYQKVWNEPFMESKNTVMVHIRKLREKIERNPQSPKIIKTVWGIGYKIDAQV, from the coding sequence ATGTCTTCGGGAACGACGATTTTATTGGTGGACGATGAGAAAGAGATTGTAAAGCTTATGGAAATCTATTTTCGACATGAAGACTATCGCTTGTTGACAGCATCCGATGGTCAAGAGGCACTCAACCAGCTTGAGAATAATCATGTCGATGTCATCATTCTCGACGTGATGATGCCACATATGGATGGTATCGAAACGTGTATGAAAATAAGAGAATCGCATGATATGCCCATTATATTCCTCTCTGCAAAAAGCCAAGATATCGACAAAATTGCGGGGTTAAGCATTGGGGGAGACGATTATGTGTCTAAGCCATTTAATCCACTCGAGCTGATGGCACGAGTGAAATCCCAGCTACGACGATACCAACGCTTTAAGATGCAAACAAGCAACGTAGAAGATGTGATAGAGATTGACGATTTGGTTATTAATGTTGTGACACATACGGTTACAGTGGATTCACAGGAAGTAAAGCTAACACCTCGGGAATTCGCCATTCTCCATTTTCTCGCTTACAATCGAGGGGTTGTGCTGAGTATGGATGTGATCTATCAGAAAGTATGGAACGAACCGTTCATGGAGTCGAAAAATACAGTAATGGTTCACATCCGCAAGCTAAGGGAAAAGATTGAACGAAACCCGCAAAGTCCAAAAATAATAAAAACGGTGTGGGGTATCGGATACAAAATCGATGCACAAGTTTGA
- the floA gene encoding flotillin-like protein FloA (flotillin-like protein involved in membrane lipid rafts) codes for MDTLDVQLLVIVALVIIALSVFLSFFPFMLWISARASGVKIGIITLVAMRLRRVVPSRIVNPMIKATKAGLGLNINQLESHFLAGGNVDRVVNALIAAQRANIPLIFERAAAIDLAGRDVLQAVQMSVNPKVIETPVVSAVAKDGIEVKVRARITVRANIDRLVGGAGEETILARVGEGIVSTNGSSASHKVVLENPDLISKTVLSKGLDAGTAFEILSIDIADVDIGKNIGAYLQTEQAEADKRIAQAKAEERRAMAVAQEQEMKARVVEMRAKVVESESEVPLAMAEALKSGKLGVMDYMNLKNIEADTQMRGSIGRTNETTRNDGE; via the coding sequence ATGGATACTCTCGATGTACAACTCTTGGTAATTGTAGCACTAGTCATTATTGCGCTTTCGGTATTTCTAAGCTTCTTCCCATTTATGCTCTGGATCTCTGCTCGTGCATCAGGGGTAAAGATTGGGATTATTACACTCGTTGCGATGCGCTTGCGTCGTGTCGTACCTAGCCGTATCGTTAATCCGATGATCAAGGCTACGAAGGCGGGTTTAGGTCTTAATATTAATCAGCTTGAAAGTCACTTTCTAGCTGGAGGTAACGTAGATCGCGTCGTCAATGCATTGATCGCAGCACAACGTGCGAACATCCCGCTTATTTTTGAAAGAGCAGCAGCAATCGACCTTGCAGGTCGTGATGTGCTTCAAGCGGTACAAATGAGCGTTAATCCGAAAGTTATTGAAACACCTGTCGTTTCCGCAGTTGCGAAAGACGGGATTGAAGTTAAAGTTAGAGCGAGAATTACAGTTCGTGCTAATATTGATCGTCTCGTCGGGGGTGCCGGTGAGGAAACCATTTTAGCGCGTGTAGGTGAAGGTATTGTAAGTACGAATGGTAGTTCAGCGTCTCATAAGGTTGTTTTGGAAAATCCAGATCTGATTTCGAAAACGGTATTGAGCAAAGGGCTCGATGCAGGTACTGCATTCGAAATTTTGTCCATTGATATTGCAGACGTAGATATCGGAAAAAACATTGGTGCGTACTTGCAGACTGAGCAAGCGGAAGCAGATAAGCGGATTGCGCAAGCGAAAGCGGAAGAACGTCGCGCAATGGCTGTCGCTCAAGAGCAAGAGATGAAGGCGCGCGTTGTCGAGATGAGAGCGAAGGTCGTTGAATCCGAGTCCGAAGTGCCACTTGCAATGGCAGAAGCGCTTAAGTCAGGTAAACTGGGAGTAATGGATTATATGAACCTGAAAAATATCGAAGCGGATACGCAAATGCGCGGTTCGATAGGACGTACGAACGAAACGACACGCAACGATGGCGAATAG
- a CDS encoding NfeD family protein: MFPKETSRNRFRDRWLQNGRIMLLCVLLGLPLLAIVASNVSAKETQTAGSVYVIPVHQTVESGLESFLERALTEAEEAKASLVILDINTPGGRLGTAEDIGQRIRETTVPTVAFVTGKAASAGAYLALNAGDIVMAPATTIGAAMIVDQSGNAVENPKYVSFWSEEMASAAELNGRNRDIAVKMVDPDRVLELKDLGLSYTKGTILSLSADQALKVGYSELSAKSVDEILAWKGLSDRTIVELEPSLAERISEFITSSTMSTVLLILGIAGVAIELLVPGFGVPGIVGLLAFGLYFFGQSIAGFAGMESIVIFIIGIILLIIEMFAPSFGVLGVVGTVAIIFGITMGAYDTGNALQSLGIAFVVAIVVVAIFVYIFRKRGVWNRFILDDELTSEQGYVPNEDRDQWLGQEGIVLSALRPAGVVEIDGQRLDVVSSGEFIEKGTAVVVQLVDGTRIVVKEKVNRV, translated from the coding sequence TTGTTTCCGAAGGAGACTAGTCGTAATCGTTTTAGAGATCGCTGGTTGCAAAACGGGAGAATCATGTTACTCTGCGTTTTACTGGGATTGCCGCTACTAGCAATTGTTGCTTCTAATGTAAGCGCTAAAGAGACGCAAACTGCAGGATCGGTATATGTCATTCCGGTTCATCAGACAGTGGAGAGTGGCTTGGAATCTTTCTTAGAGCGAGCACTTACTGAAGCAGAGGAAGCAAAGGCATCACTTGTCATTCTAGATATTAACACGCCCGGTGGGAGATTGGGCACGGCAGAAGATATTGGCCAACGAATTCGTGAAACGACAGTTCCAACCGTCGCATTCGTTACGGGTAAAGCTGCGTCGGCAGGTGCCTATTTAGCTCTAAATGCAGGTGATATTGTGATGGCTCCTGCAACGACAATCGGTGCTGCAATGATTGTGGATCAATCAGGCAATGCTGTTGAAAATCCGAAATATGTATCATTTTGGAGCGAGGAGATGGCTTCTGCTGCTGAGCTCAATGGACGTAATCGCGACATCGCTGTAAAGATGGTCGACCCTGATCGCGTGCTTGAGTTAAAAGATCTCGGCCTCTCGTATACAAAAGGAACGATTTTGTCATTATCAGCAGACCAAGCTCTGAAGGTAGGTTATTCTGAACTCTCAGCAAAGTCGGTAGATGAGATCCTTGCTTGGAAAGGACTTTCTGATCGAACGATTGTAGAGCTGGAGCCATCATTAGCAGAGCGGATTTCTGAGTTTATTACAAGCTCAACAATGTCTACTGTACTCCTCATATTAGGGATTGCAGGGGTTGCTATTGAATTGCTCGTTCCTGGATTTGGTGTACCAGGCATAGTTGGTTTGCTCGCATTTGGTCTTTATTTCTTTGGACAGTCGATTGCGGGGTTTGCGGGTATGGAATCGATCGTTATATTCATAATCGGGATAATTTTGTTAATCATCGAAATGTTCGCACCGAGCTTTGGCGTACTCGGCGTCGTGGGTACAGTTGCAATTATTTTCGGAATTACAATGGGGGCGTACGATACGGGTAACGCGTTGCAGTCACTAGGAATCGCATTTGTTGTAGCAATCGTAGTTGTCGCTATTTTTGTTTATATTTTCCGCAAGCGGGGCGTATGGAATCGGTTTATTTTGGACGACGAGCTTACGTCAGAGCAAGGGTATGTCCCTAATGAAGATCGAGATCAGTGGCTAGGACAAGAAGGAATTGTACTGAGTGCACTCCGACCAGCAGGCGTTGTTGAGATCGATGGTCAACGGCTAGATGTAGTCTCTTCAGGAGAATTTATTGAAAAAGGAACTGCAGTCGTAGTACAGCTTGTCGATGGAACGCGTATCGTTGTGAAGGAAAAGGTTAATCGTGTATAG
- a CDS encoding GatB/YqeY domain-containing protein → MNLAERLNEDMKQALRDGKKFRLQTIRLIRAAIKNQEIEQRRPLDDNDTITILSRELKQRRDSLEDFERAGREDLVSNVTAEIEIISEYLPKQLNEEEVKAIVVQTIQETGASSKADMGKLMGALMPKVKGIADGKLVNGIVQQFLQ, encoded by the coding sequence ATGAATCTTGCGGAACGATTGAACGAAGATATGAAGCAAGCGTTGCGAGACGGGAAGAAATTCCGCCTTCAGACGATTCGCTTAATTCGAGCAGCGATCAAGAACCAAGAGATCGAGCAGCGTCGCCCACTTGATGATAACGATACAATTACGATATTGAGCCGTGAACTCAAGCAGCGCCGTGATTCCCTTGAAGACTTCGAAAGAGCGGGTCGGGAAGATTTGGTGAGTAACGTCACTGCAGAAATCGAGATTATATCCGAATATTTACCTAAACAGCTGAACGAAGAAGAAGTCAAAGCCATTGTTGTGCAGACCATTCAAGAAACCGGTGCTTCTTCTAAAGCGGATATGGGGAAATTGATGGGCGCACTAATGCCGAAGGTGAAAGGTATCGCCGACGGAAAGCTCGTTAATGGTATTGTTCAACAATTTCTGCAATGA
- the rpsU gene encoding 30S ribosomal protein S21: protein MSETKVRKNETIDAALRRFKRSIAKDGVLAEVKKRKHYEKPSVKRKKKSEAARKRKF from the coding sequence GTGTCCGAAACGAAAGTACGCAAAAATGAAACAATCGACGCTGCACTCCGCCGCTTTAAGCGCTCCATTGCCAAAGACGGCGTTCTCGCAGAAGTGAAGAAACGCAAACATTATGAGAAACCGAGCGTTAAACGGAAGAAGAAGTCCGAAGCAGCGCGTAAACGTAAGTTCTAG
- a CDS encoding histidine triad nucleotide-binding protein, translated as MDCLFCKIVEGTIPSRKVYEDDRVVAFHDIQPQAPVHMLVIPKKHIASMNDAADDDAQLLGYCLLVAKKIAKEAGLEEKGYRIVNNCGPDSGQIVFHIHLHVLGGEKLAPLGNTH; from the coding sequence ATGGACTGTCTTTTTTGTAAAATTGTCGAAGGAACGATTCCGTCCCGCAAAGTGTACGAGGATGACCGCGTAGTCGCCTTTCATGATATTCAGCCTCAAGCTCCGGTACATATGCTCGTTATTCCAAAAAAACATATTGCTTCAATGAACGATGCAGCTGATGATGATGCACAATTACTAGGTTATTGTTTGCTCGTGGCGAAGAAGATCGCAAAGGAAGCAGGCCTTGAAGAAAAAGGATACCGAATCGTTAACAATTGTGGTCCGGATTCAGGTCAAATCGTCTTCCATATACATCTTCACGTACTCGGTGGAGAGAAATTAGCACCTCTCGGAAATACTCATTAA